From one Nodosilinea sp. FACHB-141 genomic stretch:
- the pstC gene encoding phosphate ABC transporter permease subunit PstC: MTTNSLPPDPNNLWQPNRGLNKRVEQAVIWLFGLFALISVATTFGIVLSLLFETVEFFKDVPLWNFFTDRQWTPLFSNPQFGIMVLLSATFLTSLIALLVAVPLGLLSAIYLSEYASPKLRKWLKPALEILAGVPTVVYGYFALLLVTPFLQIFIPQLGGFNALSAGIVMGIAITPLIASLSEDAIYAVPSALRDGSYALGLTKRETIFGVVLPAALSGIVASVILAVSRAVGETMIVALAAGQNPRLGLNPFVPVMTMTAYIVQVSLGDTPAGSIAFKSIFAVGMTLFLLTLVFNIISFWFVRKFRETYE; the protein is encoded by the coding sequence ATGACGACAAACTCTTTACCACCCGACCCCAATAACCTCTGGCAACCCAACCGAGGGCTGAATAAACGGGTCGAGCAGGCCGTTATTTGGCTATTTGGCCTGTTTGCTCTAATTTCTGTCGCCACTACCTTCGGCATTGTTCTCTCGCTGCTGTTTGAGACCGTAGAGTTCTTCAAAGACGTTCCCCTATGGAACTTCTTCACCGACAGGCAGTGGACTCCCCTGTTTTCAAACCCTCAGTTCGGCATTATGGTGCTGCTGAGCGCCACCTTTTTAACCTCGCTAATCGCCTTACTCGTGGCGGTTCCCCTAGGCCTGCTATCAGCTATTTACCTTAGCGAGTATGCCTCTCCTAAGCTGCGCAAGTGGCTCAAGCCCGCCCTAGAGATTTTGGCGGGGGTGCCCACAGTAGTCTACGGCTACTTTGCGTTGCTGCTAGTCACACCTTTTCTCCAGATATTTATTCCTCAGCTAGGCGGCTTTAACGCCCTGAGCGCAGGCATTGTCATGGGTATTGCCATTACACCATTGATTGCCTCCCTGAGCGAAGACGCCATCTACGCTGTGCCTAGCGCCCTCAGGGATGGCTCCTACGCCCTAGGCCTCACCAAGCGAGAAACTATTTTTGGCGTCGTGCTGCCCGCCGCCCTTTCCGGCATTGTCGCCTCGGTGATTTTGGCGGTTTCTCGGGCCGTGGGCGAAACCATGATTGTCGCCCTGGCGGCAGGGCAAAACCCAAGACTCGGGCTCAATCCCTTTGTGCCAGTCATGACCATGACAGCCTACATTGTGCAGGTTAGCCTAGGCGACACTCCAGCGGGCTCGATCGCCTTCAAATCAATCTTTGCGGTAGGGATGACGCTATTTTTGCTCACCCTAGTCTTCAACATTATTAGCTTCTGGTTTGTTCGCAAGTTTAGGGAGACCTACGAATGA
- a CDS encoding PstS family phosphate ABC transporter substrate-binding protein, with protein MMASLAACGGGSQTATPEADTTETAAGSELSGTVLVDGSSTVFPISEAMAEEFGTANPGVAVTVGVSGTGGGFKKFCAGETDITGASRPISQEEIDLCAEAGIEYIELPIALDGLTVVVSPENDFAECLTVDELLTVWEPDAQGKITNWNQVRADFPDAPLGLYGPGTDSGTYDFFMDAIGADGESRGDYTASEDDNVIVQGVSGDANGLGFFGLAYFTENQDRLKAVAIDSGNGTCVEPSAETVADGTYVPLSRPEFIYVKQSVAEDPAIAAFVNFYISPENAGLVDEVGYVKLPEEINEKVITRFENKTVGSVFEGGSPIGVKLEEVL; from the coding sequence ATGATGGCTAGTTTGGCCGCTTGTGGCGGTGGCTCTCAAACCGCAACTCCTGAAGCCGACACCACCGAAACCGCTGCTGGCTCTGAACTGTCTGGAACAGTTTTAGTAGACGGTTCTAGCACTGTCTTCCCCATTTCTGAGGCCATGGCTGAAGAGTTTGGTACAGCCAATCCTGGTGTAGCGGTTACCGTTGGCGTATCAGGAACTGGCGGCGGTTTCAAGAAGTTTTGCGCTGGCGAAACTGACATTACCGGTGCCTCTCGCCCCATCAGCCAGGAAGAAATTGACCTCTGTGCGGAGGCCGGCATTGAATATATTGAGCTGCCCATTGCTCTTGACGGTCTCACGGTGGTAGTTAGCCCCGAGAATGACTTTGCCGAGTGTCTAACCGTCGACGAACTGCTGACGGTTTGGGAACCCGATGCCCAGGGTAAGATTACCAACTGGAATCAGGTACGCGCTGACTTCCCCGATGCGCCCCTTGGTCTCTATGGCCCAGGCACCGATTCGGGTACCTACGACTTCTTTATGGATGCGATCGGTGCCGATGGCGAAAGCCGGGGTGACTACACCGCCAGCGAAGATGACAACGTAATTGTGCAAGGTGTGAGCGGCGATGCCAACGGCCTCGGCTTCTTTGGCCTTGCCTACTTCACCGAGAACCAAGACAGATTGAAGGCTGTGGCCATCGACAGCGGCAACGGCACCTGCGTAGAGCCCAGCGCTGAAACCGTTGCTGATGGCACCTACGTGCCCCTCTCTCGACCTGAGTTTATCTACGTTAAGCAGTCAGTAGCTGAAGACCCTGCGATCGCAGCCTTTGTCAATTTCTATATCTCCCCCGAAAATGCGGGCCTGGTAGATGAAGTTGGCTACGTCAAACTGCCCGAAGAGATCAACGAAAAGGTTATTACTCGCTTTGAGAACAAAACCGTAGGCAGTGTGTTTGAAGGCGGCTCGCCCATCGGTGTCAAGCTTGAAGAAGTGCTCTAG